In the Rhinoderma darwinii isolate aRhiDar2 chromosome 13, aRhiDar2.hap1, whole genome shotgun sequence genome, one interval contains:
- the TP53INP2 gene encoding tumor protein p53-inducible nuclear protein 2 isoform X3, which translates to MFQRFTRLFFSEGTASDPIEPKAFISEEEDDGWLIIDIPDSYTLTSSGEDVAEGQTDSIDSSPLPHSLGERIGWSISPHPPQSMDESWFVTPPPCFTAEGPGHNAVGSSPLEDLLIEHPSMSVYITSGSIVVEQDTNEISRDRSPSKTRVERRTPHHATSVSAKAAILGKVGQVSRIQRAKAMVDKRKLGRKNLQRQNLARELQGRNAVRHRNFLCQPRQRQCNH; encoded by the exons ATGTTCCAACGTTTCACCCGACTCTTCTTCAGCGAGGGAACAGCCAGTGATCCCATAGAACCAAAAGCTTTTATATCAGAGGAAGAAGATGATGGCTGGTTGATTATTGACATCCCAG ATAGCTACACCTTAACCTCAAGCGGGGAAGATGTGGCAGAAGGCCAAACGGACAGCATTGACTCCAGCCCACTGCCACACTCCCTGGGTGAGCGGATTGGTTGGTCCATTTCCCCCCACCCACCCCAATCGATGGACGAGAGCTGGTTCGTTACCCCTCCCCCCTGTTTCACTGCAGAGGGTCCCGGCCACAATGCGGTGGGAAGCAGTCCGCTGGAAGACCTCCTGATCGAGCATCCCAGCATGTCCGTGTACATCACCAGTGGCAGCATCGTGGTGGAGCAAGACACCAATGAAATAAGCCGAGACCG GTCACCGTCCAAAACCAGAGTGGAGCGTCGCACACCCCATCATGCCACCTCAGTTTCTGCCAAAGCCGCTATTTTGGGAAAAGTAGGTCAAGTCTCAAGGATCCAACGCGCCAAAGCTATGGTGGATAAACGTAAGCTAGGACGTAAAAATCTACAAAGGCAGAATCTGGCACGGGAGCTCCAGGGTCGCAATGCAGTTCGGCACCGCAATTTTCTGTGCCAACCAAGGCAGCGCCAGTGCAACCACTGA
- the TP53INP2 gene encoding tumor protein p53-inducible nuclear protein 2 isoform X2 translates to MYPKGLFYPSHTEASCLHILQWDSADPTTQRHPLVYISSDLHSHNLQQTPRFTSAMFQRFTRLFFSEGTASDPIEPKAFISEEEDDGWLIIDIPDSYTLTSSGEDVAEGQTDSIDSSPLPHSLEGPGHNAVGSSPLEDLLIEHPSMSVYITSGSIVVEQDTNEISRDRSPSKTRVERRTPHHATSVSAKAAILGKVGQVSRIQRAKAMVDKRKLGRKNLQRQNLARELQGRNAVRHRNFLCQPRQRQCNH, encoded by the exons GGCTATTTTATCCAAGCCATACAGAAGCCTCATGTTTACATATCCTACAGTGGGACTCTGCTGACCCCACCACACAACGCCACCCACTTGTTTACATCTCCTCCGACCTCCACTCCCATAACCTCCAGCAAACTCCAAGGTTCACTTCAGCCATGTTCCAACGTTTCACCCGACTCTTCTTCAGCGAGGGAACAGCCAGTGATCCCATAGAACCAAAAGCTTTTATATCAGAGGAAGAAGATGATGGCTGGTTGATTATTGACATCCCAG ATAGCTACACCTTAACCTCAAGCGGGGAAGATGTGGCAGAAGGCCAAACGGACAGCATTGACTCCAGCCCACTGCCACACTCCCTGG AGGGTCCCGGCCACAATGCGGTGGGAAGCAGTCCGCTGGAAGACCTCCTGATCGAGCATCCCAGCATGTCCGTGTACATCACCAGTGGCAGCATCGTGGTGGAGCAAGACACCAATGAAATAAGCCGAGACCG GTCACCGTCCAAAACCAGAGTGGAGCGTCGCACACCCCATCATGCCACCTCAGTTTCTGCCAAAGCCGCTATTTTGGGAAAAGTAGGTCAAGTCTCAAGGATCCAACGCGCCAAAGCTATGGTGGATAAACGTAAGCTAGGACGTAAAAATCTACAAAGGCAGAATCTGGCACGGGAGCTCCAGGGTCGCAATGCAGTTCGGCACCGCAATTTTCTGTGCCAACCAAGGCAGCGCCAGTGCAACCACTGA
- the TP53INP2 gene encoding tumor protein p53-inducible nuclear protein 2 isoform X4, whose protein sequence is MYPKGLFYPSHTEASCLHILQWDSADPTTQRHPLVYISSDLHSHNLQQTPRFTSAMFQRFTRLFFSEGTASDPIEPKAFISEEEDDGWLIIDIPEGPGHNAVGSSPLEDLLIEHPSMSVYITSGSIVVEQDTNEISRDRSPSKTRVERRTPHHATSVSAKAAILGKVGQVSRIQRAKAMVDKRKLGRKNLQRQNLARELQGRNAVRHRNFLCQPRQRQCNH, encoded by the exons GGCTATTTTATCCAAGCCATACAGAAGCCTCATGTTTACATATCCTACAGTGGGACTCTGCTGACCCCACCACACAACGCCACCCACTTGTTTACATCTCCTCCGACCTCCACTCCCATAACCTCCAGCAAACTCCAAGGTTCACTTCAGCCATGTTCCAACGTTTCACCCGACTCTTCTTCAGCGAGGGAACAGCCAGTGATCCCATAGAACCAAAAGCTTTTATATCAGAGGAAGAAGATGATGGCTGGTTGATTATTGACATCCCAG AGGGTCCCGGCCACAATGCGGTGGGAAGCAGTCCGCTGGAAGACCTCCTGATCGAGCATCCCAGCATGTCCGTGTACATCACCAGTGGCAGCATCGTGGTGGAGCAAGACACCAATGAAATAAGCCGAGACCG GTCACCGTCCAAAACCAGAGTGGAGCGTCGCACACCCCATCATGCCACCTCAGTTTCTGCCAAAGCCGCTATTTTGGGAAAAGTAGGTCAAGTCTCAAGGATCCAACGCGCCAAAGCTATGGTGGATAAACGTAAGCTAGGACGTAAAAATCTACAAAGGCAGAATCTGGCACGGGAGCTCCAGGGTCGCAATGCAGTTCGGCACCGCAATTTTCTGTGCCAACCAAGGCAGCGCCAGTGCAACCACTGA
- the TP53INP2 gene encoding tumor protein p53-inducible nuclear protein 2 isoform X1: MYPKGLFYPSHTEASCLHILQWDSADPTTQRHPLVYISSDLHSHNLQQTPRFTSAMFQRFTRLFFSEGTASDPIEPKAFISEEEDDGWLIIDIPDSYTLTSSGEDVAEGQTDSIDSSPLPHSLGERIGWSISPHPPQSMDESWFVTPPPCFTAEGPGHNAVGSSPLEDLLIEHPSMSVYITSGSIVVEQDTNEISRDRSPSKTRVERRTPHHATSVSAKAAILGKVGQVSRIQRAKAMVDKRKLGRKNLQRQNLARELQGRNAVRHRNFLCQPRQRQCNH; the protein is encoded by the exons GGCTATTTTATCCAAGCCATACAGAAGCCTCATGTTTACATATCCTACAGTGGGACTCTGCTGACCCCACCACACAACGCCACCCACTTGTTTACATCTCCTCCGACCTCCACTCCCATAACCTCCAGCAAACTCCAAGGTTCACTTCAGCCATGTTCCAACGTTTCACCCGACTCTTCTTCAGCGAGGGAACAGCCAGTGATCCCATAGAACCAAAAGCTTTTATATCAGAGGAAGAAGATGATGGCTGGTTGATTATTGACATCCCAG ATAGCTACACCTTAACCTCAAGCGGGGAAGATGTGGCAGAAGGCCAAACGGACAGCATTGACTCCAGCCCACTGCCACACTCCCTGGGTGAGCGGATTGGTTGGTCCATTTCCCCCCACCCACCCCAATCGATGGACGAGAGCTGGTTCGTTACCCCTCCCCCCTGTTTCACTGCAGAGGGTCCCGGCCACAATGCGGTGGGAAGCAGTCCGCTGGAAGACCTCCTGATCGAGCATCCCAGCATGTCCGTGTACATCACCAGTGGCAGCATCGTGGTGGAGCAAGACACCAATGAAATAAGCCGAGACCG GTCACCGTCCAAAACCAGAGTGGAGCGTCGCACACCCCATCATGCCACCTCAGTTTCTGCCAAAGCCGCTATTTTGGGAAAAGTAGGTCAAGTCTCAAGGATCCAACGCGCCAAAGCTATGGTGGATAAACGTAAGCTAGGACGTAAAAATCTACAAAGGCAGAATCTGGCACGGGAGCTCCAGGGTCGCAATGCAGTTCGGCACCGCAATTTTCTGTGCCAACCAAGGCAGCGCCAGTGCAACCACTGA